In a single window of the Amia ocellicauda isolate fAmiCal2 chromosome 20, fAmiCal2.hap1, whole genome shotgun sequence genome:
- the ccnj gene encoding cyclin-J isoform X1, protein MELEGQWWKGQLAADIYQALRYKELKLPSYKGQSPQLSLRRYFADLIAIVSNRFRLCPAARHLAVYLLDLFMDRYDISVQQLHVVALSCLLLASKFEEREDHVPKLEQLNSLGCMTNMNLVLTKQNLLHMELLLLETFQWNLYLPTAAHFIDYYLSIAVHEGDLHDGWPMVCLEKTRLYMAKYADYFLEVSLQDHVFLNYAPSLVAAACVASSRIILRLSPSWPTRLHRLTAYSWDLLVACVERLLMAHDNDVKEASKQKCQQPSPQPGQAVYPAQTPVNAPPQIQPHVSQYIQRQPLQYPQQNCQQIMTTGHMPSYTIQSHPTSLQANVQPHGHIQAMTGMTIPAPLDVKVSLPYGRGYQVNGHYTCAAPCFDR, encoded by the exons ATGGAGCTAGAGGGCCAATGGTGGAAGGGACAGCTGGCTGCGGACATCTACCAAGCTCTCCGCTATAAA GAGCTGAAGTTGCCATCCTACAAAGGGCAGTCTCCTCAGCTCAGCCTGAGGCGCTACTTTGCAGACCTGATTGCCATCGTTAGCAATCGCTTCAGGCTGTGTCCGGCTGCCCGTCACCTGGCCGTCTACCTACTAGACCTGTTCATGGATCGCTATGATATATCCGTGCAACAGTTGCATGTGGTCGCACTGTCCTGTTTGCTTTTGGCAA GCAAGTTTGAAGAAAGAGAAGACCATGTGCCCAAACTGGAGCAGCTCAACAGCCTGGGATGCATGACCAACATGAACTTGGTGCTAACTAAGCAAAATCTTTTACACATGGAGCTGCTGTTGCTGGAAACGTTTCAGTGGAACCTGTATCTGCCAACTGCTGCCCACTTTATCGATTACTATCTGTCCATTGCTGTCCACGAGGGCGACCTGCACGACGGCTGGCCAATGGTTTGTCTGGAGAAAACGAGATTATACATGGCAAAATATGCCGATTATTTCTTGGAGGTTTCACTTCAAG atcatgtgtttttaaattacgCTCCTTCGTTAGTCGCTGCCGCTTGCGTCGCCTCCTCCAGAATCATTCTGAGACTCTCCCCTTCGTGGCCCACTCGCCTGCACCGCCTCACGGCCTACTCTTGGGATCTCCTCGTGGCATGTGTGGAGCGGCTCTTAAT GGCACATGATAACGACGTCAAAGAAGCGAGCAAACAGAAGTGCCAGCAGCCCAGCCCCCAGCCCGGGCAGGCGGTCTACCCAGCGCAGACGCCAGTGAACGCCCCGCCTCAGATACAGCCGCACGTTTCTCAGTACATTCAACGGCAGCCGCTTCAGTACCCGCAGCAGAACTGCCAGCAGATCATGACCACTGGGCACATGCCTTCTTACACGATCCAGTCGCATCCCACCAGTTTACAAGCCAACGTTCAGCCTCACGGACACATACAAGCGATGACGGGCATGACCATCCCAGCTCCCCTGGACGTGAAGGTCAGCTTACCCTACGGCAGGGGCTACCAGGTTAACGGGCACTACACCTGTGCAGCACCTTGTTTTGATCGGTGA
- the ccnj gene encoding cyclin-J isoform X2 → MELEGQWWKGQLAADIYQALRYKELKLPSYKGQSPQLSLRRYFADLIAIVSNRFRLCPAARHLAVYLLDLFMDRYDISVQQLHVVALSCLLLASKFEEREDHVPKLEQLNSLGCMTNMNLVLTKQNLLHMELLLLETFQWNLYLPTAAHFIDYYLSIAVHEGDLHDGWPMVCLEKTRLYMAKYADYFLEVSLQVAAACVASSRIILRLSPSWPTRLHRLTAYSWDLLVACVERLLMAHDNDVKEASKQKCQQPSPQPGQAVYPAQTPVNAPPQIQPHVSQYIQRQPLQYPQQNCQQIMTTGHMPSYTIQSHPTSLQANVQPHGHIQAMTGMTIPAPLDVKVSLPYGRGYQVNGHYTCAAPCFDR, encoded by the exons ATGGAGCTAGAGGGCCAATGGTGGAAGGGACAGCTGGCTGCGGACATCTACCAAGCTCTCCGCTATAAA GAGCTGAAGTTGCCATCCTACAAAGGGCAGTCTCCTCAGCTCAGCCTGAGGCGCTACTTTGCAGACCTGATTGCCATCGTTAGCAATCGCTTCAGGCTGTGTCCGGCTGCCCGTCACCTGGCCGTCTACCTACTAGACCTGTTCATGGATCGCTATGATATATCCGTGCAACAGTTGCATGTGGTCGCACTGTCCTGTTTGCTTTTGGCAA GCAAGTTTGAAGAAAGAGAAGACCATGTGCCCAAACTGGAGCAGCTCAACAGCCTGGGATGCATGACCAACATGAACTTGGTGCTAACTAAGCAAAATCTTTTACACATGGAGCTGCTGTTGCTGGAAACGTTTCAGTGGAACCTGTATCTGCCAACTGCTGCCCACTTTATCGATTACTATCTGTCCATTGCTGTCCACGAGGGCGACCTGCACGACGGCTGGCCAATGGTTTGTCTGGAGAAAACGAGATTATACATGGCAAAATATGCCGATTATTTCTTGGAGGTTTCACTTCAAG TCGCTGCCGCTTGCGTCGCCTCCTCCAGAATCATTCTGAGACTCTCCCCTTCGTGGCCCACTCGCCTGCACCGCCTCACGGCCTACTCTTGGGATCTCCTCGTGGCATGTGTGGAGCGGCTCTTAAT GGCACATGATAACGACGTCAAAGAAGCGAGCAAACAGAAGTGCCAGCAGCCCAGCCCCCAGCCCGGGCAGGCGGTCTACCCAGCGCAGACGCCAGTGAACGCCCCGCCTCAGATACAGCCGCACGTTTCTCAGTACATTCAACGGCAGCCGCTTCAGTACCCGCAGCAGAACTGCCAGCAGATCATGACCACTGGGCACATGCCTTCTTACACGATCCAGTCGCATCCCACCAGTTTACAAGCCAACGTTCAGCCTCACGGACACATACAAGCGATGACGGGCATGACCATCCCAGCTCCCCTGGACGTGAAGGTCAGCTTACCCTACGGCAGGGGCTACCAGGTTAACGGGCACTACACCTGTGCAGCACCTTGTTTTGATCGGTGA